One genomic window of Garra rufa chromosome 2, GarRuf1.0, whole genome shotgun sequence includes the following:
- the ston1 gene encoding stonin-1 has translation MCSTNHPPNWVTFEDEGTSVSSPQKSLRSSTSNSGSIPRPNGLKLVLPSLGSESWSFSSAIESPSTDFSLNGSSCVPSNTPLHTPVSLTPAGPSYSHYAPQEQLDFFRSVSSFSQTDSMKLPEGSASLKASHDEPVHSNPFWGEAEHKRVSWTSSSDSDSGPSLPRFFIRSKDGNEPPQDHLQYSYSYICHKLEQLRTEENQQEDDDGKAEKEKRPSGLGAAKDRAAKRSPSAFIPQGLFLSQKKHGWSLMLRIPEKKNRMSSRQWGPIYLQLLPGALLQLFYEKGLEKPFKEFQLHANCALSAPKLESYGEPRKIATLKVENVSYVEKKRYHPKHEVSHEPEVEQLLKFGTTEYGDLEDLLVSVEEELLRLPVPHQQHKHYEEQELSLQISDRVWMRQSKDGAVLECTAITQIHCLAFLNGAVECFLALNDLGLLRQAPVYGSDEDEEVWMEIADYHFHLCVREAEFADKRLIKFCPPDACRVELVRYRTVSLCCGELPLSVKATVTVQGACVELQVFLNVLSSFPSPTETVCENVAVQVPFPGDWVKVPNSMPLLRQKSLKARMNRNACLGSAHVAESQSVMHVTVGTVKYENVHRAVVWRIERLPPKNVALEQPQSLSCKLELASDQEIPADWFPFVRVECEVADAVASHTRVKSVGIESDVQPQKHLSGRTYYHCQVEIEKKLIEVESVKQSSCATQ, from the exons ATGTGCTCCACGAATCATCCACCCAACTGGGTAACATTTGAAGATGAAGGGACGAGCGTCTCCTCACCCCAGAAATCCCTACGCTCTTCTACATCAAACTCGGGTTCAATACCTCGGCCCAATGGGTTGAAACTTGTTCTGCCATCCCTGGGGAGTGAATCATGGAGCTTTAGCTCTGCCATCGAATCCCCTTCCACGGATTTCAGCCTCAATGGGAGTTCATGTGTGCCCAGCAACACTCCTCTGCACACTCCGGTGAGTCTGACTCCAGCGGGTCCATCTTACTCACATTACGCTCCTCAGGAGCAGCTGGACTTCTTTAGGAGTGTGTCCAGCTTCTCTCAGACAGACTCCATGAAGCTGCCTGAAGGCTCTGCTTCTCTCAAAGCATCCCATGATGAGCCAGTCCATTCCAACCCCTTCTGGGGGGAAGCTGAGCATAAACGAGTGTCCTGGacttcatcgtcagactccgacTCTGGACCCAGTTTGCCCCGCTTCTTCATCCGTTCCAAGGACGGCAACGAGCCACCTCAAGACCACCTTCAGTACTCCTACTCCTATATATGCCATAAACTAGAACAGCTGAGAACAGAGGAGAACCAGCAGGAAGATGATGATGGGAAAGCGGAAAAGGAGAAGCGACCTTCAGGCTTAGGTGCTGCAAAAGATCGAGCAGCGAAGAGATCTCCATCCGCCTTCATCCCACAGGGATTGTTCCTCAGTCAGAAGAAACACGGTTGGTCCTTGATGCTTCGGATCCCAGAGAAGAAGAACCGCATGTCCTCGCGCCAGTGGGGTCCCATATACCTGCAGCTGCTCCCCGGAGCGCTGCTGCAACTCTTCTATGAAAAGGGCTTGGAGAAACCCTTCAAAGAGTTCCAGCTGCACGCTAACTGCGCTCTCTCGGCTCCAAAGCTCGAGAGTTATGGGGAGCCGCGCAAGATCGCCACGCTGAAGGTCGAGAATGTGTCGTACGTCGAGAAAAAACGCTATCACCCGAAACATGAGGTGTCCCATGAACCAGAAGTGGAGCAACTCTTGAAGTTCGGCACCACAGAATATGGAGACTTGGAGGACCTGCTGGTGTCCGTAGAAGAGGAGCTCCTGCGGTTGCCAGTGCCGCACCAGCAGCACAAACACTATGAAGAGCAGGAGTTGTCCTTGCAGATATCTGACCGCGTCTGGATGCGGCAAAGCAAGGACGGCGCTGTTCTTGAGTGCACTGCCATAACGCAAATCCACTGTCTGGCCTTCTTGAACGGGGCAGTGGAGTGTTTCCTGGCACTGAATGACCTGGGGCTTCTCAGACAAGCTCCTGTGTACGGTTCCGATGAGGACGAGGAGGTCTGGATGGAGATCGCAGACTATCATTTCCATCTGTGTGTCAGAGAGGCAGAGTTTGCGGACAAACGGCTGATTAAGTTCTGTCCTCCGGACGCTTGTCGAGTGGAGCTTGTGCGCTACAGGACGGTGTCCCTCTGCTGCGGGGAGCTGCCGCTCTCTGTTAAAGCCACGGTGACTGTGCAGGGTGCCTGCGTCGAGCTCCAGGTCTTCCTCAATGTCCTGTCCAGTTTCCCGTCGCCTACAGAGACGGTCTGTGAAAACGTCGCGGTTCAGGTGCCGTTCCCCGGCGATTGGGTCAAAGTGCCCAACAGCATGCCACTGCTGCGACAGAAGTCTCTGAAGGCTCGCATGAACAGAAACGCGTGTCTGGGCTCAGCGCATGTGGCCGAGTCTCAGTCTGTGATGCACGTGACTGTGGGCACGGTCAAATATGAGAATGTGCATCGAGCCGTCGTGTGGAGAATCGAGCGGCTTCCACCCAAGAACGTGG CTCTGGAGCAGCCTCAGTCACTGTCGTGTAAGCTGGAGTTGGCGTCGGATCAGGAGATTCCCGCCGACTGGTTCCCGTTTGTCAGGGTTGAGTGTGAGGTGGCAGATGCGGTGGCGTCCCACACCCGCGTCAAATCAGTGGGCATCGAAAGCGACGTTCAGCCGCAGAAACACCTGAGCGGCAGGACGTACTATCACTGCCAG GTGGAAATTGAGAAGAAGCTGATTGAGGTCGAGTCGGTGAAGCAGTCGAGCTGCGCCACACAGTGA